Part of the Echeneis naucrates chromosome 1, fEcheNa1.1, whole genome shotgun sequence genome, TGAAAACCCTGTGGTTGAAAAGGAAGACAGCAGAGAAGGAGGCGGTGGAGGCCAGCTCTCATATGAGCTGCACTTAAAACAATAATCCTGCTTCACCCTCAGCTCGACCATCCTCTCCAAGTGATCATATCCTCATCATTCCCATGTCAGCACCATGTGGTTAGAAATAATAACAAGTCGAAAACAGCCAGGACACCTGAACTCAAGATGAGGAGAGTAAAACAATCAAAACCGACCTTTAAAAACTATGGAAAACAGgctttttcagatgatgtgatGGATGCTGACAAAGAGAAGTGTGTTCTCTCTGTGACAACTACTATTATCTTACTATTTTCCTTATACACTGCACTTTAATTTTCTGTTCTGGCACCTACATTGGTCTGGAAAAACATGGGGAattacccccccacacacacacgcacaccaccCGCCCTTTTTTCCCAGAGGTGGGGCTCTTATTAATGTTACCATGCTGTCTGGCCCAGCTGAATATATTTACTTAGTGTTAGGAGAGCGGTGGCCACAAAGGCAGGAATGTGTCTAAATGTGACTTGAAAGCGGctgttacattttaatttttaaaccataaaataaacacagagggCTCCTGCGATTTTTATGAATGGCCACATTCATTTCCAAAACACGCCCACCAATCACCGAACTACCACAGTGGTTAAAGCCACACCCTCCTGGGGGTGAGGGCGGGgggagtggggaggggggggtaaTTGGCTGCGCGCTGATTGGTTAGAAGTatggatgagggcggggtcacccgCAGCCGCACAGTGGATATAAAGCGTGAAGACAGTTTATCTCGGTAGAAAGACAAGGACCAAGGTCCGATTAGAGACAGAAACTAAGTGTAACAATCACTCAGTGTATCTTTAAGGAactattttgtatttattttgcaatTTGCTGAAACTTTAATCATGACACCTCTGATCTATCTGACTGTACTGACAACAGCCGTCATCACACAGGTAAGGTGTTTCTGTTGGAGCTGTGTAAGAGGCAGAAGTCTGTTTACTGAGAGCTAAGGGAGTTTTTTTTATGGATAATTTAACCATGGCAAAAATATCATTTGACTTTGGCCTCCAGGGTATGAAGAGCACAAACACCTCCAAGTGTATTTTTAGGAAAGCTTTCTGTCATGTTTCATCTTCAAATACTCTATTTTAAAACCACATCCTGTTGATGCTGAAGATTCCCGCTTGcctaaaagaaaatgtaaaaaaattaaatacaaagtTTGCCCAATCATAGCGTAGATAGGGTTTTTACTCCTTATCATAAATCAAATACAGTTCTTTGGAACCTGGTTGTTTTTACTGGTAATACACGTGTCTACTCATGTCTGCTTTTTTAAGCACAGCGACATGTTGATTCCTACAGACTAGAACAAGTTGACTCCAGCACTGAGTGATGACTCAAATCATCAAGCCAGTGGACGTGATACAAAATCCGAGCTGTCTAGATGCTCAGGGATGACTGGACAGCAGTAACTTGACCTACTGTAGAGGTGTATTACTGCAGCTGTCAGAATAAGAgtacaaaataaacaataaatgacAAACCTAGAGATCCTAAGTGATAACAcataatcaaataataatattctGTAGCTGCACTGCACATTTAAATGGAGGTAAAGTTAAAAGCTGTGCAATGAACAAGCAGACGACTGAAGCTCTCTGGTTATTATGTATCTCTATTTCCCATCAGACTCATCGAAGAAGGTTAGATGCTGGATGAAAAAAGACTGTGGGGGTTCACTGTCCTGTCCGACGTGCTTTCTCTTAGCAGTATGTATCATCGAAATTGAGTCCCAGATGTGATCACCCTCTCTGCCCCTCCTCTCACCCCTCCAGGTGACTGCTGGCTGCCCAGCGATTTGTGAGTGCCCTGCAGGCCCCTTGATTTGCCCTCCAGGGGTTAGTACTGTGCCAGATGGATGTGGCTGCTGCAAGGTGTGTGCTGCACAGCTCAACCAGGACTGCAGCCCCATGAGGCCTTGTGACCACCACAAAGGGCTGGAGTGTAATTACGGCAACGATGTAGCCACAGCCTGGGGCATCTGTCGAGGTGAGGGGCTGAAGGAACAATGTGTGCAGGCAGGGAAGGAATCTTAATTGTTGCCTTGTATGAATATGAATGGTAGAATATTGGGCGGTAAATGTGGATTTTTATATACGTGGTGAAGCGTGTGCAACAATCTACAAAAGATGTCAAGGAAATGAATATGAATTCAGCCTGAAAACCATCAGGACAAACGGATCAATGAATGAGTGACAGGGAGCAGGACAGGGGACATTTTAATGAGATGCTTTATGACAGCAACAGGGGGCTTCAGAGCTAAAAATACACCATGCCAGTGCTGTCCCACAAACTATGTATAGCAGGTTCTTCCATGTTATGGAGACAAGGAGtctgacacttcctgtctccatTTTTGCCACTGACCTTTCGAACTTAGAGGTCCTCTGTGCAACACTGTTAGGATGTGAGGTCACGTAGTTTGTTTCGGTGAAGTCCGCAAAAGGTTTCGCTCACCACTGTACAATTCAAGTGCTGAATTTCGATAATTTCTGAAGTTTTTCTTCACATACCTGACATAAGCAGAGGCTCTGCTATAGGTACCTTTTTAAAGCATGTCCTGTTCTGCATCTCTGAAATACCAAACCCATAGCACTGTAAGAATGTCCCTGTTGTTTCTGGCATAACACTTTTCAAGTTTTCTTCCAGCTGAGTTATGCGTGTGTCTCCCCAGCTAAATCTGAGGGACGCACATGCGAGTACAACAGCAGGATCTACCAGAATGGCGAGAGCTTCCGCGCTGGCTGCAAACACCAGTGTACTTGCATTGACGGTGCTGTTGGCTGCGCTCCTCTGTGTAACAACAAGTtgccaccatcatcaccatcctgCCCCTACCCACAGTTGGTCAGGATACCTGGGCAGTGCTGCTTCAGTGTGGACTGCCATAAAGGCACCTGGCGCCTCCCAGCTAAGCATCAGGTAAGTTTTTGGATGTGATGACCATTCATCTCCCTTGAAAAATGAATCTCCTCACCCTGTGGTATtctttaaataacacaaaactttttttcaaTGCATTTTATCAAAATTATTGCAGATTATTTGTAGACATACATGAGGCGAAGATAGTCGAGACAATAACTCTGTCTTTCTTTAGAGGAATTTCAAGAAGCAAATTGGAGTGATCGATTTGCTCTCTCAGCAGTGGAACAAAGCTGATGTAaaatttttgttgatgttttttaaattcatcacATATCCTTCTCCTTCTGACTATAGACAGGatacatttcatcatttcatcaagtAACTACTTTGTTGATCAGAGGATCACAGTGCTAATATTATGATAAATGCACAAATGATACACATGGctgcaaaagataaaaaatCTCCAATGCACTGCATGCATCTTGTCTTATCTTTTGTCACAGGTGCCTCCACCACAACATCTGCCCAAACATGAGCACCATCCAGCTCTGAACCAGCCTGAAAACGCACTGGTCCTGGCTGACAAGCTCACAGATCTCAGGTCCAGCGGCTGGGAAAGTGATCGTGGATACAAACACATGCCTGGTGAGCTGTGAGGTTGGATAGCTCTTTCACTGTGACACTGAGACAATATGCAAACATCCTCAGTAGGCTAAAGGGCCGAATCCcgctttgttgctgaaatgGCTAGCTGATGATGTTTTCAAAATTGTTATTTTGGATTAAGTGCAACAATTTTGGATTAAGTGCAACAATTTTCCCATAGAAATtcaatgctgttttgttttttgttttctatgagttttttcagttttgttaatCATCTTACAACCTTTCAAAGGGATGCTGACCCCCATGTTGGGAACTGCTGTTATAAGTGTTGGCCTTCACCCTCTTCCATCTCTCTGATGCTACTCAGTGTGGAACCATCTGAAGCAAAAGAAGTGTCCTGTGCAGACCACGGATTGGTCCCAGTGCTCTCGCAGCTGCGGGATGGGCGTTTCCTCTCGAATCACCAACAAGAACCCTGAATGTAAACTGGAGAGAGAGACGAGGATCTGCACCATACGGCCATGCCAAGGCCTGAAAGTCCCTGCCAAGGTGAAGCAGCGTGAAATGGACTGGcgagagagatagagatagagcATAGGTCAAACTTGGTTAAACTTCTTTGTGCACTAATTTATCTCTTACGCAGTAAAACCTGGACACCCTGTGATAAGACTTATCAATATAGAATTATTTAACTGCTTATCTATCTATGTTCAGCTACTCAGGGAAAGCAATACCTTCTCACTGCATTCCTGTTTCCCTTTCTCACCTTAAGAGCAGAAAAATGGTGTTCTGGTCCTGAATAAATATGCTTTTAGTACTAAAGCCTTCTTTATCCCAATCTTAAAACCAGAGATTATCTTAGCAGTACTTTTATGAAGCTCCACATCCAGTGGGAACTGGGCAGTGCTGATTTACTCAGCTGTGTTTTGGTGGCAGGCAGGCGCCTTTTAAATATAGCCTCCCACCCCTGGCATTCCTGCCAAGCAACTGTCCATAGCTTGGCCCCATCAGTGTAGTCAGAGTCCAGGGAAGTGGTGTGTCTATATTAATCATCCATGTTGGACACAAATGGACTCTTTTCTTTACGCCACTGAGTTAAAAGATGTGGTTTTAAATCGGGTTTCATTGTGTTTAACAGAGGCCACTCAAATGTTAAATACATGTTTAATCTTAAAATTAATCACTTGTATCCAAAAATAATCCCCTTTTCTCAATCCCTGTTTTGGCTCAAGTTAAATTCTGGTTCTCTTAATGTGAAACTAATGAGTTGAGGAACAAAGCCGCTTAAAGCTGCAGTTATGTAAAACGACAGGGCAAATAAAAGTCAACGTTtattggctttctttttttccacagtgaaaATCCTCACGACTTTTTTTTGGTGAACGTCACTATTCCAGCCAGTTAGAAACACCTCTCGACACTATTACACTCACCTCTTTGCATTTACTGTCCATCTACAGAAGGGGAGGAAGTGCTCGCTGACCCAGAAAGCTCCGGAGCCCATTCATCTGTCCTACGCACAATGTGTGAGCGCCCGGCGATACCGGCCCAACTACTGCGGGGTGTGTTCAGACGATCGGTGCTGCCTGCCACGCCGCACACGCACTGTACCTGTTATATTTGTCTGCCCAGATGGAGAGCATTTCCAGAGGTCGGTCATGTTTATCCAGTCATGTAAATGTAGTGATGACTGCAGCCACCTCAACGAGGTGGCCCTCCCTCCACAGCACTGGATGTACGGCGACACACACAAGTTCATAGACTAGTACTgaggagttttgtttttggtttttcagttgttgggttttgttttgttttgttttgttttgttttgttttgtttttttttttttttttcattttaatttttaatgtgatgAGGTCGACTTCATTGAAGAAGGAAGACACTTGGAGACGAAGAGCCATTTTTCTCATCTGGCTTGAAGTGGGTAAAGACCACAGGTACCCATCTGGCTGCAAAGACTGCAAGCAGAAAGGGTTGCCTCGATTTTGTCCACATCCATGAAGGCAACCCTTAATGTAATATGTTTGACCAGAGAGGATTGTAACCTTCCCTGCTCCTTTGCAAACACATGTGGGACCTCAAATTAGAGCCCTGAAGCACCCCAGGACTTCCTCTACACTGGACTGATTGCTGGTTCAGGGGTGGAGAGTATTTTTTGAGATCCTCAGATCGGCCTGAGAAGAGGAACACTACAAGAGCAATGAAGCACTTTGTTTAGCACTGATATTTCCTGAACTATGGCGGAAGTGCACAAGGATCATCTGCCCTGCATTAATAGCCTGACATACCATGACAGTAATGACTCtgtatcccacaatgcattgtaACCGCTCAATGACAAGCGGCAAGGGAGTAacttttgctgctgctttgtagAAAACTCTAATGTAAAATGCAGGCAGATAccttttttattgtgaaatacaGAGCATGTGCATGCTATGGACATAACCAAAGACTGCACTAATTGTGCTTTTTGTGGCTTGCTGACACATCAGCTATGAATCAAACATTCTGTGTAACACAGACTGTTAAATGGAAAGGAACGCCATCTGAAACTGAAGTGAAGTCAGCATGGACTGGACCAACACCGACACATTTCCCAAAGACATGACTTCTTGTTTGTGCATTCAACAGAGCCTAGATATGTCTTACACAAACCTGTTTCCTTGAACTTTATTTGGGTCACACAGTATTctttgaaagacattttctttattttgatcCAAGTTTATATTACTGTCACATTTATCCACTTGTATGGACTGAGACACCTGTTTAGCTGTCACAGGTTTTTGTTGGTACATCCACGTCATAAAAGTGGCTGCTGGGCTCAAATTTCATGtgaggttttattttaactCAACTTGTACAGTTTCAAATTATCCTACTTGGCAGCCAGTTCTAAGTCAATGACTGTTTGGAGAAACTGTGGTATTGTCTTAAACTATGGTGATGCTGCCCTCTGCTTGTGAGAATAATATATTACAATCAAAAGTCACAATCTTTTGTACCTTACATGATATACTTTATCTTTTCTTTAATGTAACATTTAAGATACATGTGCCAAATTAAATCCAACGCCATCAATCATCATATGTTataaaaagtttatttctttAACCAAAATCAAGGGTTTTGACcagaaaaacactaaaacaagcAGCGAAGactgcataaaataaaaagaaatgttttatcaTTGTGAACTTGTTGACAAATATGGTAGGAAGggaactttaaaataaaatattttgttccttttttttttttttttcttttttttttttcttccaccaaaatacagcaacaacaaagaaacacacaatcttTACTGGAAAGAAACTTCAGGCTCATCTGGACTGTTcaactgcaaagagaaaaagaaaaggttttacTTAACAGGAGAAGTAACATGAAATGATGTTTTGCAGTTTAATTTATGTACAACAATGTGCTAGTGTGATAGTATAAAGTAATGTTAACCAGGTTTTAAACACTGGACAGACATATTTTCTATATCTTGAAACTGCTGCCTGGCTCTGTTTTGCTgctactttatttttcttcagtctcCTGAAGGATAAGGGCAAAAAATGTATCTATCATTAACAGCAAAGAGATTATATATACTTGTGTACACACAATGAATTACCAGAATACCAGTGTACATATAAATACCCAAAGATTGCTGACCAGTGGATATCTCTGGTCCGAGTGTTTTACAGatagaagccaaaaaaaaaaaaaaacttactgtAGGAGGAAATATCAATCTCCTCTGGTAGCTCTGCTACATTGACTTCAAAACGGTCTTGGACTTCATTGAGGGTCTTGGCATCTGTCTCATCTGACACAAAGGTGATGGCCAGGCCTTTGGTTCCAAACCTGCCGGCACGGGCCACCTGATGTacagagaaaaaggtttgaGCTTAAACAGACTGCTAGTAGGAAAACAAAGATGCTACTTTTCAAAATAGGTCAGCAAGCTTATAATTATAAGACAATGGTGAGAGTTTGGGAAAAGTTTCTCTTTTATGAATTCCTAAATGCTTCACATTATAATTCCCTGATCATATGCAATTCACTTAATACAGAGATAACATTAAAGCAActtcttttatgttttaaaggCACAGTTTCTGAACAAATTCAGACTGTTTCAGTAAGCTTGATGCCACATTATCCGCAAAAGCTAAAAGCCATATATTCTGATATACACAACTCTGCAGAGCAAaccagaaattaaataaacagtCTCACATGAACAAAGTACTCAAACCAGGATCAATAAAGTCTGAGACCATCCCTGTGAATGACTCAAGCTTAATCTAATGAACTGTGTCTGATTGAACTTGTTCTGCTGGACTACAGCAGAGCCAGGAGGAGCGACTGCCCAGACCAAGCTAAATCTGCCAAGGAGGATCACTTTCCCCCTCTGATATGGCCACTTATGGTAATGAGAGCCACAAGTGGGCAAAACTACATGGGGTTTCACTGCAACTCTGAAAGGGCATAATTAATGAACAAATCAGATGATCAAAATTATGTATCACTCCTGACTGACTCTGTGAAGGTAAGTGTCAGAATCCTCTGGCATGTCGTAGTTGAAGACAATGTTGACTCGCTCAATGTCCATGCCTCGGCCAAACAGGTTGGTTGCAACCAAGATCCGCCGCTGGAAGTCTTTAAACTGCTGATACCGGGATAacctgaggagagaaaa contains:
- the LOC115045275 gene encoding protein CYR61-like, with the protein product MTPLIYLTVLTTAVITQVTAGCPAICECPAGPLICPPGVSTVPDGCGCCKVCAAQLNQDCSPMRPCDHHKGLECNYGNDVATAWGICRAKSEGRTCEYNSRIYQNGESFRAGCKHQCTCIDGAVGCAPLCNNKLPPSSPSCPYPQLVRIPGQCCFSVDCHKGTWRLPAKHQVPPPQHLPKHEHHPALNQPENALVLADKLTDLRSSGWESDRGYKHMPVWNHLKQKKCPVQTTDWSQCSRSCGMGVSSRITNKNPECKLERETRICTIRPCQGLKVPAKKGRKCSLTQKAPEPIHLSYAQCVSARRYRPNYCGVCSDDRCCLPRRTRTVPVIFVCPDGEHFQRSVMFIQSCKCSDDCSHLNEVALPPQHWMYGDTHKFID